CGCGGCTGGAAGGCGTAGAGGGCATAGCGGTCGTCCCGTTCAATGTCGGCGACGTGGTCCGCCACCCCGTCGTCGGGCGGATTGTCCAGGCTTATGAGGGCCCTGATGCTTGATATTGCCATATTGCTTGAAGATGGCTGGCCGGGCATAGACTGGGAAGGACTGGCTGAACGGGCGGTGACCTCCGCCATCACGCACAGCCTCTATGCCTCGTTCATGGAAAGTCCCGTCACCTATGAAATCGCCGTCAAACTGACCTCTGACGAGGAAGTGCATCGGTTGAACCGCGACTATCGGGACAAGGACAAGCCGACCAACGTCCTGTCCTTTCCCATGGTGCAATCGGACCTGCTGCAAGGCACCGCCAATACCGACGACGGCGAGGTTCTGCTGGGCGACATCGTGCTGGCCGAAGGGGTCTGTGCCCGCGAAGCCCATGAGAAAGGCATTTCCATCGCCGATCATGCCGCGCATTTGATCGTGCACGGGACTTTTCATTTGCTGGGATATGACCATATGGTCGATGCCGAAGCCGAGGCCATGGAAGCGCTGGAAATCCGCGCGCTTGCCAATCTCGGCCTGCCTGATCCCTATGGGGATCGCGAAACAGGGGATTA
This genomic window from Sphingobium cloacae contains:
- the ybeY gene encoding rRNA maturation RNase YbeY → MLDIAILLEDGWPGIDWEGLAERAVTSAITHSLYASFMESPVTYEIAVKLTSDEEVHRLNRDYRDKDKPTNVLSFPMVQSDLLQGTANTDDGEVLLGDIVLAEGVCAREAHEKGISIADHAAHLIVHGTFHLLGYDHMVDAEAEAMEALEIRALANLGLPDPYGDRETGD